One Silene latifolia isolate original U9 population chromosome 4, ASM4854445v1, whole genome shotgun sequence DNA segment encodes these proteins:
- the LOC141652642 gene encoding uncharacterized protein LOC141652642, with translation MHGCENSRRIRRMLSVPSSVNKRRVIAEVDDSYTDASLKDVRKIRIGDCALFKPPQESPPFIGIVHSLGSDKETKLKLGVTWLYRPADIQLLKGAAIEAAPNEVFYSFHRDEIPAASLLHPCKVAFLPKGVELTTGVSSFVCRRVYDTTNKRLWWLTDKDFINGRQKEVDQLLQKTQLEMHATVQQPQGGRSPKPLNSPTSTSTSQLKNSPDSVQNGSTSFPSHSKGKKRERSDQDSELVKRERSSKADGGDSNVLSSALLLNSEIAKITENGRLVDSKAVERLVQLMHSDKSERRIDIPCRSLLAGVIAATDKDDCLNRFVQLRGLPVLDQWLQDVHKGKVGDSSSPRDHDKSVVDFLLTLLRALDRLPVNLNALQMCNIGKSVNHLRSHRNSDIQKRARTLVDTWKKRVEAEMNINDSRSASSQGVSWPARVRNEASHGLTRHSSASDAAMKNSSSQLSSSKSSPAKSIQEEVAKCSSASPTIVKLPSSPAFSSAYMKDAHLKTTVISGSSELPLSACKDEKSSSSSQSQTNSQCSSDHMKNMGPAVKEDARSSNSGSTSLNKSSGSASRHRKTANGLKGVASSAAHREGGSMKSSSLTRKSVSEKFSQPSSCEKPTDVPVADSNNHKLIVKISNRACTPSPNVNGGCLADPSSMNCRASSAPVPGKLVQSERSSDEKCGGYLSNTFSEMTTESRQSTNLKDGGTACDQADASPSAAPDSGCCLTGAESGKLIDAEKVALGPKIEPSPRKFHDSSLSSINALIESCVDYTEANLPMSAGDVVGMNLLASVAAGEISKSPVQSPQRSTSVAAESCRDHSAKLLPNGDVEVSLGETNVEGQKQNTTLCASSVLVQEQGDQTRPHGKDLLPRKDSCFVSDGKLDESAAPPSVAPTCAEGDEGSDEGHGTTLAVKNDSQVGTPHGVASCLASEYKIEDGSLKEENHERPVEVGSVKSADGDKKSDPQVRQNSKVVIRKRSSTMTAKESVGRKEKSGVSSCINDLLPGQFNDLKEDDVDVGGGRLVSEGADEKWKLKKDALPVHQMKEETVLDTGGYVQATKGNEVDLIDKNATTAPAAQMNLYPPAQDNDLDSDSKDSNLPPRKGEIAEGEHHCDVKTSSPFAGSSFMDGRLEFDLNEGFDVEDSKDEDLPSNVTPGRLNCQLPSFSVASTSVSLPASVTVAAAAKGPFVPPEDLLRNKGELGWRGSAATSAFRPAEPRKVSDTPPGLNNERSLNVNNEKQTSARFEIDLNVADEMVMEDMDCQIDDFRTNKRDEFETNNESTGVVSSRIAGGLDLDLNIADDAPDLGQSLPVSHRLDMPLQPIRLASSSALSNSDSGRRDFDLNNGPAADEATVDSSSFNRHLRSNVYSQPSVGFRINTTEMGTVNPWYTAGSTFSAVPMPTGLPDRVQPFPIAGTGGGPPRMWAGPAEAMSFNPDMYRGPVLSSPSVSFPSAQFQYPVFPFGTSFPLPSSSLPGGSTAFMDLSSGGRLCIPAVGSQLVGSSLNVPSQYPRPYVVGLSDVSNSVAGDNAQKWARQGLDLNAGPDAESILPRPMSSMGSLALTDEQARLYSMAGGAMRRKEPDGGWDPDRLSYKQPSWQ, from the exons ATGCATGGGTGTGAGAATAGTAGGAGGATTCGACGTATGTTGTCCGTCCCTTCATCGGTAAATAAACGTCGTGTAATTGCAGAAGTTGATGATTCTTATACTGATGCTAGTTTAAAG GATGTTCGTAAGATTCGCATTGGTGACTGTGCTCTGTTTAAACCACCCCAAGAGTCCCCTCCTTTCATAGGTATAGTCCATTCATTGGGATCCGACAAGGAGACTAAACTGAAGCTAGGTGTGACGTGGCTTTATCGACCTGCAGACATCCAACTTTTGAAAGGCGCTGCCATTGAAGCTGCGCCTAACGAAGTTTTCTACTCTTTTCATCGGGATGAGATTCCTGCTGCTTCACTTCTTCATCCTTGTAAAGTTGCATTCTTGCCTAAGGGTGTTGAACTGACAACAGGAGTATCTTCGTTTGTCTGTCGACGAGTTTATGATACTACAAACAAGCGGTTGTGGTGGCTCACAGATAAAGACTTTATTAAT GGTCGGCAGAAAGAAGTAGATCAATTGTTacagaaaacacaacttgaaatgCATGCAACAGTTCAACAGCCTCAAGGAGGGCGTTCACCAAAACCACTGAATAGTCCAACGTCAACGTCAACGTCACAGCTAAAAAACAGCCCAGACAGTGTGCAGAACGGCTCTACATCGTTTCCCTCTCATTCGAAGGGAAAGAAAAGGGAACGAAGTGATCAGGATTCTGAGCTTGTGAAACGTGAGCGTTCTTCAAAAGCAGATGGTGGAGACTCCAATGTCTTGAGCTCAGCACTATTGCTGAATTCGGAAATTGCAAAAATAACGGAGAATGGTCGGCTTGTAGATTCCAAAGCTGTAGAAAGACTAGTTCAACTCATGCACTCAGATAAATCTGAGAGGAGAATAGATATCCCATGTCGGTCGCTGCTGGCTGGCGTTATAGCTGCGACTGACAAGGACGATTGTCTTAATCGATTTGTGCAGCTCAGAGGTCTACCTGTATTGGATCAATGGCTTCAAGATGTCCACAAGGGTAAGGTTGGCGACTCCAGCAGCCCTAGAGATCATGATAAATCAGTGGTCGACTTTCTTTTGACTTTGCTCCGTGCGTTGGACAGACTCCCTGTTAATCTTAATGCATTGCAGATGTGCAACATTGGAAAATCTGTAAATCATTTAAGATCTCACAGAAATTCAGATATTCAGAAGAGAGCAAGGACTTTAGTTGATACATGGAAAAAGCGTGTTGAGGCTGAGATGAATATTAATGATTCAAGATCTGCTAGTAGTCAGGGTGTTTCTTGGCCTGCGAGAGTGCGGAATGAAGCCTCGCATGGTTTAACAAGGCATTCCAGTGCATCTGATGCCGCCATGAAAAATTCCTCTTCACAACTTTCTTCGTCTAAATCTTCCCCAGCTAAGTCGATCCAGGAAGAGGTGGCTAAGTGTTCATCAGCTTCTCCTACAATTGTGAAGTTGCCATCTTCCCCTGCATTTTCTAGTGCTTACATGAAAGATGCTCATCTTAAGACCACTGTTATTAGTGGTAGCTCAGAGCTTCCTCTTTCAGCATGTAAGGATGAAAAGAGCAGTAGTTCTAGTCAGTCGCAGACAAACAGCCAGTGTTCTAGTGATCATATGAAAAATATGGGCCCAGCTGTTAAGGAGGATGCAAGGAGCTCCAATTCAGGTTCTACAAGTTTGAACAAGAGTTCTGGAAGTGCTTCCAGGCACAGGAAAACTGCTAATGGTCTTAAGGGTGTAGCTTCTTCTGCTGCTCACCGTGAAGGTGGATCAATGAAAAGCTCTTCCTTGACTAGAAAATCTGTTTCGGAAAAATTTTCACAACCCTCATCATGTGAAAAGCCTACTGATGTTCCTGTTGCTGACAGTAACAATCATAAGCTAATTGTTAAAATCAGTAATCGGGCATGCACTCCTTCACCAAATGTCAACGGTGGGTGTCTTGCGGATCCGTCATCTATGAACTGCAGAGCTTCTTCAGCTCCCGTCCCTGGGAAGCTTGTTCAGTCAGAACGTAGTTCAGATGAAAAATGTGGTGGTTATCTGAGTAATACCTTTTCAGAAATGACTACTGAGTCACGACAAAGTACCAATCTGAAAGATGGGGGAACTGCGTGTGATCAAGCTGATGCTTCACCATCTGCTGCCCCAGATTCTGGATGCTGCCTGACTGGTGCTGAGTCTGGAAAGTTGATTGATGCTGAAAAGGTTGCGTTAGGACCCAAAATCGAGCCGAGTCCTAGAAAGTTCCATGATTCATCATTAAGCTCCATAAATGCTTTGATTGAAAgttgtgtagattacactgaaGCTAATTTGCCTATGTCTGCTGGAGACGTAGTTGGTATGAACCTGCTTGCTAGTGTTGCCGCTGGGGAAATTTCTAAGTCGCCTGTTCAGTCGCCTCAGAGGAGCACATCTGTGGCAGCTGAATCATGCCGAGATCACAGTGCTAAATTATTGCCAAATGGCGACGTTGAGGTTTCTCTTGGAGAAACTAATGTGGAGGGTCAGAAACAAAATACGACATTATGTGCTTCTTCTGTACTTGTTCAGGAGCAAGGTGATCAAACAAGGCCACATGGCAAGGATCTGCTGCCCAGGAAAGACTCTTGCTTTGTATCTGATGGAAAGCTTGATGAATCTGCAGCTCCACCCTCTGTGGCTCCTACATGTGCTGAAGGCGATGAAGGTTCAGATGAAGGACATGGAACAACGTTAGCAGTTAAAAATGATAGTCAGGTGGGTACACCTCACGGTGTTGCTAGCTGTTTGGCTTCCGAATACAAAATTGAGGACGGATCTTTGAAAGAAGAAAATCATGAAAGACCTGTAGAAGTGGGTTCAGTCAAGTCCGCAGATGGTGATAAGAAGAGTGATCCACAGGTTAGGCAAAACAGTAAGGTCGTGATAAGGAAGCGGTCTTCTACTATGACGGCTAAGGAGTCTGTGGGTAGAAAAGAAAAAAGTGGTGTTTCATCATGCATTAACGACTTACTGCCTGGGCAATTTAATGATTtgaaagaagatgatgttgatgtAGGTGGTGGTAGGCTCGTTAGTGAGGGAGCAGATGAAAAGTGGAAGCTGAAGAAGGATGCTCTCCCAGTCCATCAGATGAAAGAAGAGACTGTACTCGATACAGGTGGTTATGTTCAGGCTACCAAGGGTAATGAGGTGGATCTTATCGATAAAAATGCAACTACTGCACCTGCTGCACAAATGAATTTATATCCTCCTGCCCAAGATAATGATCTGGATTCAGATTCTAAAGACTCTAACCTACCTCCTCGGAAAGGTGAAATTGCAGAGGGCGAACATCATTGTGATGTGAAAACCTCTTCACCTTTTGCAGGAAGCTCTTTTATGGATGGGAGACTTGAATTTGATTTAAATGAAGGATTTGATGTAGAAGATAGCAAAGATGAAGACCTACCAAGCAATGTGACACCTGGTCGTTTGAATTGCCAATTACCTTCGTTTTCTGTTGCTAGCACATCTGTTAGTCTCCCTGCTTCAGTTACAGTGGCTGCTGCTGCAAAAGGACCTTTTGTGCCTCCTGAGGATCTGCTGAGAAATAAAGGGGAGCTTGGATGGAGAGGATCAGCTGCCACGAGTGCTTTTCGTCCAGCTGAACCTCGAAAGGTCTCTGACACTCCTCCTGGTTTGAATAATGAACGAAGTCTGAATGTTAATAATGAGAAACAAACTTCTGCACGCTTCGAGATTGACCTGAACGTGGCTGATGAGATGGTTATGGAGGACATGGACTGTCAGATTGACGATTTTCGAACTAACAAAAGGGATGAGTTTGAGACAAATAATGAATCAACTGGTGTTGTTTCTAGCCGTATTGCTGGAGGCTTGGACCTAGATCTGAATATAGCTGATGATGCTCCGGATTTGGGCCAGTCTTTGCCAGTCAGTCATAGACTAGACATGCCACTTCAACCAATAAGGTTGGCATCATCAAGTGCTCTATCCAATAGCGATAGTGGTCGTAGAGACTTCGATTTGAATAATGGGCCCGCAGCTGATGAAGCTACTGTTGATTCTTCATCTTTTAACAGACATTTACGTTCAAACGTCTACTCTCAACCTTCTGTTGGTTTCAGAATTAACACTACAGAAATGGGGACTGTGAACCCATGGTATACTGCTGGCAGCACGTTCTCAGCCGTACCAATGCCTACGGGTTTACCTGATAGGGTGCAGCCTTTCCCAATTGCGGGTACTGGAGGTGGCCCACCGAGAATGTGGGCTGGGCCAGCAGAAGCCATGTCATTTAACCCAGATATGTACAGGGGTCCTGTTTTATCCTCTCCTTCTGTTTCTTTTCCTTCTGCACAATTTCAATACCCAGTTTTTCCCTTTGGTACCAGCTTTCCTTTGCCATCATCTTCACTCCCGGGTGGATCAACTGCATTTATGGATCTTTCTTCTGGTGGACGGCTTTGTATTCCTGCAGTTGGTTCTCAGTTAGTGGGAAGTTCCCTGAATGTTCCTTCACAGTATCCTCGGCCTTATGTTGTTGGTCTTTCAGATGTTAGCAATAGTGTTGCTGGGGACAATGCTCAAAAATGGGCAAGGCAGGGCTTAGATCTCAATGCGGGGCCAGATGCGGAATCCATTCTGCCGAGACCTATGTCCAGTATGGGGTCTCTTGCTCTAACAGATGAGCAAGCACGGTTATATTCAATGGCAGGTGGTGCTATGAGGAGGAAGGAACCTgatggtgggtgggacccagataGGCTTAGCTATAAGCAACCATCATGGCAGTGA
- the LOC141652646 gene encoding cytochrome c1-2, heme protein, mitochondrial isoform X2, producing the protein MAGGRLIHLLLKRNLHSQSAAFPVLSSAVSKDPDTSGSAGVKALKAIALLGAGVTGILSFATVASADEAEHGLAAPDYPWPHSGILSSYDHASIRRGHQVYQQVCASCHSMSLVSYRDLVGVAYTEDEVKAMAAEIEVTDGPNDEGEMFTRPGKLSDRFPEPYPNESAARFANGGAYPPDLSLITKARHNGQNYVFALLTGYRDPPAGVSIREGLHYNPYFPGGAIAMPKMLNDGAVEYEDGVPATEAQMGKDVVSFLSWAAEPEMEERKLMGFKWIFVLSLALLQAAYYRRLKWSVIKSRKLVLDVVN; encoded by the exons ATGGCTGGAGGTAGATTAATTCACCTTCTTCTTAAGCGGAATCTCCATTCTCAATCCGCG GCATTTCCAGTATTATCATCTGCTGTATCAAAAGATCCAGATACTAGTGGATCTGCTGGCGTGAAAGCCTTGAAGGCAATTGCTCTCCTTGGAGCCGGTGTCACGGGGATTTTGAGTTTTGCCACCGTAGCATCCGCAGATGAGGCTGAACATGGCCTTGCAGCCCCAGATTACCCTTGGCCCCACAGTGGCATTTTGAGCTCATACGATCATGCTTC GATTCGCCGTGGACACCAAGTGTACCAACAAGTTTGTGCCTCATGCCACTCAATGTCTTTGGTTTCATACCGTGATCTTGTTGGCGTGGCATACACTGAGGATGAGGTAAAAGCTATGGCTGCTGAGATTGAGGTGACTGATGGACCTAATGATGAAGGTGAGATGTTCACTCGTCCTGGTAAGCTAAGTGATCGATTTCCCGAGCCATATCCCAATGAATCAGCTGCTAGGTTTGCTAATGGTGGGGCCTATCCTCCTGATCTGAGCCTTATCACCAAG GCACGCCACAATGGTCAGAACTATGTATTTGCTCTGCTAACGGGCTACCGTGATCCACCTGCTGGTGTTTCG ATTCGAGAAGGATTACACTACAATCCTTACTTCCCTGGGGGCGCAATTGCAATGCCTAAAATGCTCAATGATGGTGCTGTTGAATATGAAGATGGCGTTCCTGCAACTGAGGCGCAG ATGGGCAAAGATGTTGTGTCATTCTTGTCATGGGCAGCAGAACCAGAGATGGAAGAAAGGAAACTC ATGGGATTCAAATGGATATTTGTACTTTCATTGGCATTACTTCAAGCTGCATACTACCGTCGATTGAAATGGTCTGTTATCAAGTCTCGTAAGCTGGTCCTCGATGTtgtcaactaa
- the LOC141652646 gene encoding cytochrome c1-2, heme protein, mitochondrial isoform X1: MYDCQQFITGYLGSMSKKYNDHLPLAEFSVPYIVVGALSVQAFPVLSSAVSKDPDTSGSAGVKALKAIALLGAGVTGILSFATVASADEAEHGLAAPDYPWPHSGILSSYDHASIRRGHQVYQQVCASCHSMSLVSYRDLVGVAYTEDEVKAMAAEIEVTDGPNDEGEMFTRPGKLSDRFPEPYPNESAARFANGGAYPPDLSLITKARHNGQNYVFALLTGYRDPPAGVSIREGLHYNPYFPGGAIAMPKMLNDGAVEYEDGVPATEAQMGKDVVSFLSWAAEPEMEERKLMGFKWIFVLSLALLQAAYYRRLKWSVIKSRKLVLDVVN; the protein is encoded by the exons ATGTACGATTGTCAGCAATTCATCACTGGGTATTTGGGTAGTATGTCAAAGAAATATAATGATCATTTACCGCTAGCGGAATTCAGTGTTCCTTACATTGTGGTCGGTGCGCTGTCTGTTCAGGCATTTCCAGTATTATCATCTGCTGTATCAAAAGATCCAGATACTAGTGGATCTGCTGGCGTGAAAGCCTTGAAGGCAATTGCTCTCCTTGGAGCCGGTGTCACGGGGATTTTGAGTTTTGCCACCGTAGCATCCGCAGATGAGGCTGAACATGGCCTTGCAGCCCCAGATTACCCTTGGCCCCACAGTGGCATTTTGAGCTCATACGATCATGCTTC GATTCGCCGTGGACACCAAGTGTACCAACAAGTTTGTGCCTCATGCCACTCAATGTCTTTGGTTTCATACCGTGATCTTGTTGGCGTGGCATACACTGAGGATGAGGTAAAAGCTATGGCTGCTGAGATTGAGGTGACTGATGGACCTAATGATGAAGGTGAGATGTTCACTCGTCCTGGTAAGCTAAGTGATCGATTTCCCGAGCCATATCCCAATGAATCAGCTGCTAGGTTTGCTAATGGTGGGGCCTATCCTCCTGATCTGAGCCTTATCACCAAG GCACGCCACAATGGTCAGAACTATGTATTTGCTCTGCTAACGGGCTACCGTGATCCACCTGCTGGTGTTTCG ATTCGAGAAGGATTACACTACAATCCTTACTTCCCTGGGGGCGCAATTGCAATGCCTAAAATGCTCAATGATGGTGCTGTTGAATATGAAGATGGCGTTCCTGCAACTGAGGCGCAG ATGGGCAAAGATGTTGTGTCATTCTTGTCATGGGCAGCAGAACCAGAGATGGAAGAAAGGAAACTC ATGGGATTCAAATGGATATTTGTACTTTCATTGGCATTACTTCAAGCTGCATACTACCGTCGATTGAAATGGTCTGTTATCAAGTCTCGTAAGCTGGTCCTCGATGTtgtcaactaa
- the LOC141652643 gene encoding nucleobase-ascorbate transporter 6-like yields MSGGGAPAKASEPSPHPPKDQLPNVSYCITSPPPWPEAILLGFQHYIVMLGTTVLIPSALVPQMGGGKTQKAEVIQTLLFVAGLNTLLQTTFGTRLPAVIGGSYTFVAPTISIILAGRYSNIDDPILKFHKIMRAIQGAMIVASTLQIVLGFSGLWRNVARFLSPLSIVPLISMVGFGLYELGFPGVAKCVEIGLPELVILIFVAVYLSQATKFGKHVFERFAVLFSVAIVWLYAHILTVGGAYNHAAPRTQSTCRTDRSGLISGAPWIRVPYPFQWGAPTFDAGEAFAMMFASFVALVESTGAFIAVSRSASATMMPPSVLSRGVGWQGVGILLSGLFGTAAGSSVSVENAGLLNLTRVGSRRVVQISAGFMLFFSILGKFGAVFASIPSPIIAALYCLFFAYVGSVGLSFLQFCNLNSFRTKFILGFSIFLGLSIPQYFNEYEAINKYGPVHTRAIWFNDMVNVPFSSEPFVAGIVAYFLDNTLHRKDGTVRKDRGKHWWDKFRSYKGDSRSEEFYSLPLNLNKYFPSV; encoded by the exons aTGTCAGGAGGAGGAGCACCAGCAAAGGCTAGTGAGCCATCACCACATCCACCTAAAGATCAGTTGCCAAATGTGTCTTATTGCATCACTAGCCCTCCACCATGGC CTGAGGCGATCCTTCTTGGTTTCCAGCACTACATTGTGATGCTTGGAACTACTGTCCTCATCCCTAGTGCGCTCGTTCCTCAAATGGGAGGAGGAAAG ACACAGAAGGCTGAGGTTATTCAGACACTGCTATTCGTTGCTGGTTTGAACACACTACTGCAGACAACGTTTGGAACACGGTTGCCGGCTGTTATTGGAGGATCCTATACTTTTGTCGCACCGACTATATCTATAATTTTGGCTGGCAGATACAGTAACATTGACGACCCTATCCTG AAATTCCACAAAATTATGCGGGCCATTCAAGGGGCTATGATTGTGGCATCAACTCTTCAAATCGTCCTTGGCTTTAGTGGTCTCTGGCGTAATGTTGCAAG GTTCCTAAGCCCATTGTCAATCGTTCCTTTGATATCAATGGTTGGCTTTGGACTTTATGAACTTGGATTTCCTGGG GTGGCAAAATGCGTGGAGATTGGCTTGCCGGAGCTTGTGATTCTAATCTTTGTTGCAGTg TATCTATCTCAAGCAACAAAATTTGGAAAGCATGTATTTGAGCGTTTTGCCGTTCTATTCTCTGTCGCAATAGTGTGGCTGTATGCACATATTCTTACAGTTGGTGGAGCATATAATCATGCTGCCCCAAGGACACAGTCTACATGTCGGACTGACCGCTCTGGGCTCATAAGTGGTGCTCCATG GATTAGAGTCCCATATCCCTTTCAATGGGGAGCCCCTACATTTGATGCCGGTGAAGCATTTGCTATGATGTTCGCCTCGTTTGTTGCTCTTGTAGag TCCACTGGGGCTTTCATTGCAGTTTCCAGGTCGGCTAGTGCAACAATGATGCCACCTTCTGTTCTTAGCCGCGGTGTTGGTTGGCAG GGAGTCGGAATTCTGTTGTCTGGGTTATTCGGAACTGCAGCGGGGTCTTCAGTTTCTGT TGAGAATGCAGGTCTTTTGAATCTGACGCGGGTTGGCAGTAGACGGGTTGTCCAAATTTCAGCAGGGTTTATGTTATTCTTTTCAATTCTTG GTAAATTTGGGGCAGTGTTCGCTTCGATTCCTTCACCAATTATTGCTGCTTTGTACTGCCTATTCTTTGCCTATGTTG GTTCAGTAGGCTTAAGTTTTCTACAATTCTGCAATCTCAACAGTTTCAGAACAAAGTTCATACTCGGATTCTCCATTTTCTTGGGATTATCAATTCCTCAATACTTCAACGAGTATGAAGCGATCAACAAATACGGTCCTGTCCATACAAGAGCAATATGG TTTAATGACATGGTGAATGTCCCTTTCTCATCGGAGCCATTTGTTGCTGGTATTGTCGCATACTTCTTGGACAACACACTTCACCGAAAAGACGGGACTGTCAGGAAGGACAGGGGTAAACACTGGTGGGATAAATTCCGATCCTACAAGGGTGACTCGAGGAGTGAAGAATTCTATTCTCTTCCCTTAAACCTCAACAAGTATTTCCCATCAGTTTGA